CTGAATGCCAAGTGTCAAGATTTCATCACCCGTTACCTCGGACGGAGTCTCCTCAGTCCCGACGACCCTAGCATGGCACAAGTCAACCGTAGGCTGCTGGAACTCGCCTTTACTGTACGTGTAATCTTAGATTCGGGTTATGCTTTAACCCCCCCCGATAgaccgccccccccccccccccccccccccccagacaGCATGGAAGCCGGGAaatcatccatccatccaccgTGAGCCTGACTGATGAACTGACAAAACAGCTTACAGTACCCCTATCTGATGCACGCCTCCCTGGCCGTGGCATTCACCTATGACCGCTATCTGAACGGCCCCTCGAGCTGTCGCCGCACCCAGGAGGAGTGTTTCCACTGGTCCCAGAGCACCGTCCTCTTCAACAGGCGGCTGAGGCAGCCCGTCGAGGCCAGCGACAAGGACAGGGACCCCATCTggggcaccgccgccgccctggccctgCTGTCCTTCTCGTCCCCCGACGCGTCCGCGCCCGAGCAGGCGTGGCCGATGAGGCCGTCCGGCGCCTCCGACATCGAGTGGCTGCGCATGAGCAAGGGCAAGATGTCGCTGTGGCACACGGTCGACCCGCTGCGGCCGGACAGCCTCTTCTGCGTCATGGCCGCCACCTACGCCCACATGCACGCGCCGCTGCCCGAGGAGGGCGTGGGCGGCGTGCCGGCGGCCCTGGCTGCCGTGTGCGGCCTCACGGACGCGTCGTccgcggccgaggggaaCCCGTACTTCCACGCCGCCCACGCCGTGTCCCGGATCCTCGACCTGCCGGACCGCGAGGTCACGACGGGCCACACCCAGCTCTTCATGCAGACCATCCGCGGCGCTTTCAAAGACCTGCTCGTGGGAAGGGATCccgcggcgctgctgctgttctATCTGTGGTACCGCGCGACGAGCCGCGCCATTTGGTGGATCGACCTCAGGGCCAGGGTGGAGTGTTCGTCCATCTGCTTGTACCTGCGCCTCTATCATGGGGACAACGGTGCTATCCAGGCGTTCCTCCCGGGAGGAGCTATGGCTGAGAGGTGGGATCAGGCAAGCCTTTGAAGCCTCTCTTCTGCCCCCTCCTTGGAGAGTTGGTGATACGAAGCACTACATCAGTAACTTGTAGTTGCTTTTCATAGCCTTTCGTGTCTTTGGCTGTACGTCATCAGTCCAAGGACGGGGAAAAGACTGGTTCATGAACAATGTCCgggtctggtctggtcttTACAGTGTCTCTCCAAAATCGGCATGATACTATCCCGCTGGAAGAGCTAATAACTGAAATCGCTTTCTGTACCGCAGCCAACCCAGGGAAAAGTCTATAAACCACTATCCACCGTCCAGGGCTCTTCCAAGACTACCCGGACACCCCAGCCCACAACAACTAGCTAGCCAGTCCCGTAGCCCGCGACCGGCTGACTTGTAGGAGTCGGGCCTGGAACAGCTCCGCCGGCAGGATAGGCGGGCTGCGCTGGAGAAGCCTGCGGGATATACGGGGTCCCGGGAGTCGCAGCTGGAGTGTACGGTGCGTTCCACTTTTGCGGATCATAAGCCAcatggtggtgctgctgttgctgctgctgctgcgtaGCCGTCACGGCTGGGAAGTAGCCCGAGGCGCCTTGCGCTTGAGCCGCTGCAAGAACCGAGTTTGGCGGAGACACCGGCGTCGGCAGGGGATTGTAAgtctgttgttgctgctgttgctgctgttgctgctgttgctgctgttgctgctgttgctgctgttgctgctgttgctgctgttgctgctgttgctgctgttgctgtggCTGGTATGGTTGCGGATGGTATGGCTGCGGATGATATGGCTGCGGAGCAGGTTGGTATCCTTGCTGGGCCGGCGTGGGCGTGTGTTTCTGGTGGGCTGTATGGTCCGGTGTGAGGTTGTACGCTACGGGAATAGGAACCGGCGCATACTGGGGCTCGGGTGctttctgctgctgctgcgaggGGTGGATATATACAGCATTTGACGCGGGTGGAGGGTatgacggaggcggcggaggaggaggaggaggagggtgatGATGAGCGGCCATCGGCTGGTAGCTATGCTGGGACTGCTGAGGGGGTGGCCcgggaggaggtggtggtggtggaaaGGAGTATCCGTACGCAGGGGCCGGAGTGTAAGCGTGCTGCTGGTAGCCATAAGCTGGAGGGCCCTGCGACGGCGTCGGAGGGGTATaagtcgaggccggccgtggtgaaggaggcggaggcacttgggcctgctgctgctgctgctgcggtcCCGTAGCCGGTAGCGTTGATGTTTGGCCAGCATGCTCATGAGGAGGTGGCTGAACAGTGTAGGACTGCGGCGGCTCGTGTGACTGTTGCTGGGCCGGCTGCTGGGGGACGTGTTGCTGAGGGACATGTTGCTGAGGGACATGTTGCTGAGGGACATGTTGCTGAGGGACTTGTTGCTGAGGGACTTGTTGCTGAGGGGCCGGCTGGTTTGTCACCGCGGGATGGTAGCCCTGCTTCTCGTCCTGGTGCGCGGGGTTGTACGTCGTGACGAAGCTAGGTGCGTAAGAGGACGACGGCTGGGACGGGGGGAACCCAGTCGACGTGGCGGGCTGATAAGGAGGAGCCGGAAGATACTGCGGCTGGCTCTGGGAGTAGGGGTAGAATGgttgctgcttctgctgctgttgctgatgatactgctgctgctgggcatggtgctcggcggccttggcatcctggacggcctggaagacgccggcggcctggaagGCCTTGAAggcgtccttcttcttgaggtGGCTCGTGTGGGCGTGCTCGACGCCCATGcccacgccgtcgagggcggcgtgggTGACGACCTTGATGGCCGTGTCGTTCTCGACAATGGCCGAGATGCcgtgctcggcgccggccgtggcgatggcgtccgcCCCCGCcgtgccgacgccgagcgtCACGACGCCGATGGTGCCGCTGACGGCCATGCTGCCCAGCACGTCGCGCTTGCGGGTGACGTGCGAGGCGCCGTGCCGCTGGAGGTGCCGCTCGATGATGTCGCGCTTCTTGCGCGCGTTGTGgatggccggcgccgccatggcgacgccgatggtCGACACCCCGAGCGTGAAGGGGATGGCGAGCCCGGAGACggcggtcgacgtcgaggccccCGAGATGAGCCGCGTGTAGTGCTCCCACTCCCTCTGGAGCTCTTCGGGAGTCAGGCCGAGGCACTTTGCGTCGTAGGCCTTGAAGTCGAAAGGCATCTTTGTTTGGGGGGGACGACCTCACTTCcgtcttttttccttttttttttcaacTGTCACGGGAGAGAATGGAACGACGTTTGGGGAATATGCTA
The genomic region above belongs to Colletotrichum higginsianum IMI 349063 chromosome 2, whole genome shotgun sequence and contains:
- a CDS encoding C6 finger domain-containing protein gives rise to the protein MTSTCADEPRERRTMRRSRFGCRNCKLRKLKCDQGKPGCKRCVSFGVMCNFLSTNVPDLQPIVADTGGPLEVEVRGRTGIRPPLSNAVWTSDATASFQLNAKCQDFITRYLGRSLLSPDDPSMAQVNRRLLELAFTYPYLMHASLAVAFTYDRYLNGPSSCRRTQEECFHWSQSTVLFNRRLRQPVEASDKDRDPIWGTAAALALLSFSSPDASAPEQAWPMRPSGASDIEWLRMSKGKMSLWHTVDPLRPDSLFCVMAATYAHMHAPLPEEGVGGVPAALAAVCGLTDASSAAEGNPYFHAAHAVSRILDLPDREVTTGHTQLFMQTIRGAFKDLLVGRDPAALLLFYLWYRATSRAIWWIDLRARVECSSICLYLRLYHGDNGAIQAFLPGGAMAERWDQASL